One Primulina tabacum isolate GXHZ01 chromosome 10, ASM2559414v2, whole genome shotgun sequence DNA segment encodes these proteins:
- the LOC142505920 gene encoding zinc finger protein 8-like, whose product MESKMDQSETLDFMNVDSFSQLPFIRPTPLVREKGSSAGAIRLFGKEFGGNNGVHSVLDDPHENNNSTDREEDRDANKDMIGSNDNNSDISSNRKFECHYCCRNFPTSQALGGHQNAHKRERQHAKRAHLQSAMANGGLSEAQLYGLMNYSRLGSAPSLPLAYHSWSSSSNSGTGNTGSRGYGSFSSHQPAINGSPLGLWRFQDAHSSSSFGTRERSLMVPMHQYQGQTPLPSFTSSNPSSQNRFGYESKPGMQDHVSLDLHL is encoded by the coding sequence ATGGAGTCGAAGATGGATCAGAGCGAGACCCTAGATTTCATGAACGTCGACTCCTTCTCCCAGCTACCCTTCATACGCCCCACGCCGCTCGTCAGAGAGAAGGGATCCTCGGCTGGTGCCATCAGGCTTTTCGGCAAAGAATTCGGAGGCAACAACGGTGTTCACTCTGTACTCGACGACCCCCATGAAAACAACAATAGTACTGATCGTGAAGAAGATCGCGATGCAAACAAGGACATGATTGGTAGTAATGACAATAACTCAGATATCAGCAGCAACAGGAAATTCGAATGCCATTACTGCTGTCGGAACTTCCCAACTTCACAAGCACTGGGGGGACACCAGAACGCGCACAAGAGGGAACGCCAGCATGCCAAACGAGCCCACTTGCAGTCCGCCATGGCGAATGGCGGCTTGTCCGAGGCACAACTCTACGGTCTTATGAACTACTCGCGCCTAGGATCGGCCCCGTCGCTGCCTTTGGCGTACCACTCATGGAGCAGCAGTAGCAACAGTGGCACAGGTAATACCGGCAGCAGGGGCTATGGCTCCTTTAGTTCGCATCAACCGGCCATTAACGGTAGCCCTTTGGGGCTGTGGCGATTCCAGGATGCTCATAGTTCGTCGTCCTTCGGTACTCGGGAACGTTCTTTGATGGTGCCGATGCATCAGTATCAAGGGCAGACTCCATTGCCATCTTTTACTAGTAGCAACCCTAGTTCTCAGAATCGATTCGGGTATGAATCCAAGCCTGGCATGCAAGATCATGTGAGTTTGGATTTACATCTTTGA
- the LOC142505716 gene encoding uncharacterized protein LOC142505716: protein MGTREVYEEKLRRGNLHHDPTIKPGLGSARCPRCLSLLNPSKENSEWKIAPVLHDVTAVAGSGLGGMLSAVHGFNTGIPYVQKHVKGPKWLPFIIGLPPLLMFSAASAAFGGYALPKFSQLIVTSYYTASSASHYGVSLLTRHIEEGRLSRIQHKELRR from the exons ATGGGGACTCGAGAAGTGTACGAGGAGAAGCTTCGAAGAGGGAACCTTCACCACGATCCCACCATCAAACCCGGCCTCGGCTCCGCCCGCTGCCCGCGCTGTCTCTCTCTCTTAAACCCCTCCAAA GAGAATTCGGAATGGAAAATCGCTCCAGTTCTGCACGATGTTACTGCCGTG GCTGGTTCTGGACTTGGAGGGATGCTTAGTGCAGTCCATGGATTCAACACAG GAATTCCTTATGTTCAAAAACACGTGAAGGGGCCAAAGTGGCTTCCATTTATTATTGGG CTTCCACCCCTCTTAATGTTTTCCGCTGCCAGCGCCGCCTTTGGAG GCTATGCACTTCCAAAGTTCTCtcaactaatcgtcacatcctACTATACCGCATCAAGCGCATCACACTATGGCGTGTCATTGCTCACTAGGCACATTGAAGAGGGCCGATTATCCAGGATTCAACATAAAGAGCTTAGAAGATAA
- the LOC142505768 gene encoding large ribosomal subunit protein eL21z/eL21y encodes MPAGHGLRARTRDLFARPFRKKGPTHLSTYLRIYKVGDYVDVKVNGSIHKGMPHKFYHGRTGRVWNVTKRAIGVEVNKQVGNRIIKKRLHVRVEHVQPSRCHEEILQRIKKNDQLKAEAKAEGKIISTKRQPEGPKPGFMVEGATLETVTPIPYDVVNDLKGGY; translated from the exons ATGCCGGCGGGTCACGGTTTGAGGGCACGGACGAGAGATCTCTTCGCTCGTCCCTTTCGCAAGAAGGGTCCGACCCATCTCTCCACCTACCTACGGATCTACAAAGTTGGAGATTACGTTGATGTCAAAGTTAACGGGTCGATCCATAAAGGTATGCCCCACAAGTTCTACCACGGGAGAACGGGTCGGGTCTGGAACGTCACCAAGCGTGCAATCGGTGTCGAAGTCAATAAGCAG GTTGGAAACAGAATCATAAAGAAGAGGTTACATGTTCGTGTGGAGCATGTTCAGCCATCACGTTGCCATGAAGAAATCCTGCAAAGGATTAAAAAGAACGACCAATTGAAGGCCGAGGCTAAGGCAGAAGGTAAAATTATTAGCACCAAGAGGCAGCCAGAGGGACCCAAACCTGGTTTCATGGTGGAAGGGGCAACTCTAGAAACTGTCACTCCTATTCCATACGATGTGGTCAATGATCTCAAGGGTGGTTACTGA
- the LOC142506190 gene encoding carbon catabolite repressor protein 4 homolog 1-like, whose product MLSVLRVHVPSDIPIVGCELTPYVLLKRPDNSVVADDVTELNPVDGSFLRYKWYRVQSDKKVAVCTVHPTEQATLQCLGCVKAKIPVAKSYHCSPKCFSDAWQHHRVLHERAASAVNENGNEEEEIFGRFNSTSSTTSNMINMNLPTSQSNPSLSNGTTALYPVAVAQRSGDETWFEVGRFKTYTPTADDIGHVLKFECIVIDVETKLSVGPASTLSTSRVIPAPSPCPRRMISVIGIDVPGHLDLDSRISSAGTFSLLSYNILSDVYATSELYSYCPSWALSWTYRRQNVFREIIGYHADIVCLQEVQSDHFEEFFAPELDKHGYQALFKRKTTEVFNGNINTLDGCATFFRRDRFSHVKKYEVEFNKAAQSLTDALVPSAQKKNALSRLVKDNVALILVLEAKFGNQGIDNPGKRQLVCVANTHVNVHQELKDVRLWQVHTLLKGLEKIAASADIPMLVCGDFNSIPGSAPHSLLAMGKVDPLHPELAVDPLGILRPAAKLTHQLPLVSAYSSFARVGVGLGLEQRRRMDPATNEPLFTNCTRDFIGTHDYIFYSADSLSVESLLELLDEDSLRKDAALPSPEWSSDHIALLAEFRCKPRTRR is encoded by the exons ATGCTGAGTGTGCTGAGGGTGCACGTGCCGTCCGATATACCTATAGTAGGATGCGAGTTGACGCCGTATGTGCTTTTGAAACGCCCCGATAACTCTGTTGTTGCCGATGATGTCACTGAGTTGAACCCTGTCGATGGGAGTTTCTTAAGATATAAATG GTATCGTGTTCAAAGTGATAAAAAAGTCGCGGTTTGTACGGTTCATCCTACCGAACAAGCTACATTACAATGCCTTGGATGTGTTAAGGCCAAAATTCCTGTTGCCAAGAGTTACCATTGTTCTCCAAAGTGTTTTTCTGATGCCTGGCAACATCATCGAGTTCTGCATGAGCGTGCTGCTAGTGCTGTGAACGAAAATGGAAACGAGGAGGAAGAGATTTTTGGGCGCTTCAACAGTACTAGTAGCACAACATCAAACATGATCAATATGAACTTGCCAACCTCTCAATCAAATCCTAGCTTGTCCAATGGAACCACTGCGTTGTATCCTGTTGCAGTTGCTCAGAGGAGTGGTGACGAAACATGGTTTGAAGTTGGACGGTTCAAGACATATACAccaacagctgatgatattggtCATGTTCTTAAATTTGAGTGCATTGTAATAGACGTAGAAACAAAATTATCCGTGGGTCCTGCTAGTACCTTATCAACATCTCGTGTGATTCCAGCTCCATCACCTTGTCCACGGCGTATGATTTCTGTTATTGGAATAGATGTTCCTGGGCATCTAGATTTGGATAGTCGCATTTCATCTGCAGGGACTTTCTCTCTGCTTTCATACAACATCTTATCTGATGTTTATGCTACAAGTGAATTATACAGCTATTGCCCATCCTGGGCTCTTTCATGGACTTACCGCAGACAAAACGTCTTCCGAGAAATAATTGGTTATCATGCAGACATTGTTTGTCTTCAGGAG GTTCAAAGTGATCATTTTGAGGAATTTTTTGCACCTGAGCTGGATAAGCATGGCTATCAGGCTTTGTTTAAAAGGAAAACAACAGAG GTTTTTAACGGGAACATCAACACCCTTGATGGTTGTGCTACTTTCTTCCGCCGTGATAGATTTTCACATGTCAAAAAATATGAG GTTGAATTTAACAAAGCTGCACAATCTCTAACTGATGCTTTGGTTCCTAGCGCTCAAAAGAAGAATGCTTTGAGTCGACTGGTCAAG GATAATGTTGCACTAATTTTAGTTCTTGAAGCAAAGTTTGGTAACCAGGGCATTGATAACCCTGGAAAGCGCCAGCTTGTTTGTGTT GCAAACACACATGTAAATGTGCATCAAGAGTTGAAGGATGTCAGACTTTGGCAG GTCCACACTCTATTGAAAGGACTGGAAAAAATTGCTGCTAGTGCAGACATCCCAATGCTGGTGTGTGGGGATTTCAATTCAATTCCTGGAAG TGCTCCTCATTCCCTCCTTGCTATGGGGAAGGTGGATCCACTTCATCCTGAATTAGCCGTTGACCCACTTGGCATTCTTCGCCCTGCTGCTAAACTCACACATCAGCTGCCATTG GTAAGTGCATATTCATCATTTGCAAGAGTTGGTGTCGGTCTTGGTCTGGAACAAAGGAGGAGAATGGATCCTGCTACAAATGAACCACTATTTACAAACTGCACAAGAGATTTTATTGGTACTCATGATTACATATTTTACTCAG